The proteins below are encoded in one region of Vogesella indigofera:
- the lptG gene encoding LPS export ABC transporter permease LptG, whose protein sequence is MKTVRNYMMARFFGATLFTLACLLGLYGFFDIIREVPDLGKGNYQTSTMLAYVALQIPGHAYELMPLAVLIGALVAMSQLSGSAEYTAIRTFGVSLGQIARFKLIFGLIMALSALALGEFISPQSEQMAERLKLQSTRSLIAQEFRSGLWVKDDNNMINVREMLPDNTLLGIRIYSYDDEYRLIRSEFAERATYQGEGNWQLEGVRSSTLHADHVSTSRQPGRQWQSVLQPDILSVLLVVPEQMSALDLLTYIEHLQNNHQKTQRYEIALWSKLFYPLACISMALVALAFTPAQRRQNDLGVKLFTGISIGIAFHFCNRLFGHLGLLYDWNPLLSATIPTTLFLIAGGWAILRLEKR, encoded by the coding sequence ATGAAGACCGTACGCAACTACATGATGGCGCGCTTTTTCGGCGCAACCCTGTTCACCCTCGCCTGCCTGCTAGGCCTGTACGGTTTTTTCGACATCATTCGTGAAGTGCCGGATCTCGGCAAAGGCAACTACCAGACCAGCACCATGCTGGCCTATGTCGCGCTGCAGATCCCCGGCCACGCCTACGAGCTGATGCCGCTGGCGGTGCTGATCGGCGCGCTGGTGGCGATGTCGCAGCTGTCCGGCAGTGCCGAGTACACCGCCATCCGCACCTTCGGCGTTTCGCTGGGGCAGATCGCCCGCTTCAAGCTGATCTTCGGCCTGATCATGGCGCTGTCGGCACTGGCACTGGGCGAGTTCATCTCGCCGCAGTCCGAGCAGATGGCGGAGCGGCTGAAGCTGCAGTCGACGCGTTCGCTGATCGCGCAGGAATTCCGCTCCGGGCTGTGGGTGAAGGACGACAACAACATGATCAACGTGCGCGAGATGCTGCCGGACAACACCCTGCTCGGCATCCGCATCTACAGCTACGACGACGAATACCGGCTGATCCGCAGCGAGTTCGCCGAACGCGCCACCTACCAGGGCGAAGGCAACTGGCAACTGGAAGGCGTGCGTTCGTCCACGCTGCACGCCGACCATGTCAGCACCTCGCGCCAACCCGGCCGCCAGTGGCAGTCGGTACTGCAGCCGGACATCCTGTCGGTGCTGCTGGTGGTGCCGGAACAGATGTCGGCGCTGGACCTGCTGACCTATATCGAGCACCTGCAGAACAATCACCAGAAGACCCAGCGCTACGAAATCGCGCTGTGGAGCAAGCTGTTCTATCCGCTGGCCTGTATTTCGATGGCGCTGGTGGCGCTGGCGTTCACCCCGGCACAGCGGCGCCAGAACGACCTCGGCGTCAAGCTGTTCACCGGCATCAGCATCGGTATCGCCTTCCACTTCTGTAACCGGCTGTTCGGCCACCTCGGCCTGCTGTACGACTGGAACCCGCTGCTTTCGGCCACCATCCCCACCACGCTGTTCTTGATCGCAGGGGGCTGGGCCATACTCCGACTGGAAAAACGATGA
- a CDS encoding MaoC family dehydratase has product MLHFEDLIPGRRFHTASHTLTLAEIRDFAGSFDPQFFHLDEVAAEDSVFNGLAASGWHVASLTMRLVVASELSQVAGGLVGMKVDNMRWPRPTRAGDTLQTEIEVLAQRASAKQPQFGIVTLQWTTRNQHEEIAVQLETAIWVQRRDS; this is encoded by the coding sequence ATGCTGCATTTTGAAGACCTCATCCCCGGCCGCCGCTTCCATACCGCCAGCCACACCCTGACGCTGGCCGAAATCCGCGACTTCGCCGGCAGCTTTGACCCGCAGTTTTTCCATCTGGATGAAGTCGCGGCCGAGGACAGCGTGTTCAACGGCCTCGCCGCCAGCGGCTGGCACGTCGCCAGCCTGACCATGCGCTTGGTGGTGGCCAGCGAGCTGAGCCAGGTCGCGGGCGGTCTGGTCGGCATGAAGGTCGACAATATGCGCTGGCCGCGGCCAACCCGTGCCGGCGACACGCTGCAAACCGAGATCGAGGTACTGGCGCAGCGTGCCTCTGCCAAGCAGCCGCAGTTCGGCATCGTCACCCTGCAGTGGACAACGCGCAACCAGCATGAAGAAATCGCCGTCCAGCTGGAAACGGCGATTTGGGTGCAGCGCAGGGACAGCTAA
- a CDS encoding methyl-accepting chemotaxis protein yields the protein MPVTANELFLDPLRPIVTKTDLKGAITYANRAFIDISGFSEAELLGKNHNIVRHPDMPAEAFADLWDTVKQGKPWGGLVKNRAKNGDFYWVEAHVTPITEMGKIVGYVSVRSTPNRAEVSAAEALYQKVRDKQASLPSTLKQLSKRRDSGKIGFVLTGLFSSGLVAAGCVPGWSDGTRLLVSLLSLGALAAASVWWRYSEWRVMQRLHQGFLNLAEGQLESPLQTRLGGQLGAMMDSLEGLRLHMRAMVADSLSAGGRTYEQSHALSQEMGGLVARAEEQGKGLQQISISMEQISSSIGHVASMAQDSVQGAQETRNAATEGQQVMQRAAEAATQAVVVVNRSKEELAALDKSMTEIGAMTNLIHGIAEQTNLLALNAAIEAARAGETGRGFAVVADEVRKLAERTATATDAIGDVVQQIVQITDKVTLNMDRSVEEVDHVSAEIRASASQLDVLLDIADRAHDFAGKLSSQVASDSSTVHQVAASVEQLAVLGEQNIDTANNVLHSAQALEVAAGDLERLTLHYRKWQKPG from the coding sequence ATGCCAGTGACAGCCAACGAGCTGTTTCTCGATCCCCTGCGCCCGATTGTTACCAAAACCGACCTCAAGGGCGCCATCACCTACGCCAACCGTGCGTTCATCGACATCAGCGGTTTTAGCGAAGCCGAACTGCTGGGCAAAAACCACAATATCGTGCGCCATCCGGACATGCCGGCGGAGGCCTTTGCCGACCTGTGGGACACGGTAAAGCAGGGCAAGCCGTGGGGCGGGCTGGTGAAAAACCGCGCCAAGAACGGCGATTTCTACTGGGTGGAGGCGCATGTCACGCCGATCACCGAAATGGGCAAGATCGTCGGCTATGTCTCGGTGCGCAGCACGCCCAACCGCGCCGAAGTCAGCGCCGCCGAAGCGCTGTACCAGAAGGTGCGCGACAAGCAGGCCAGCCTGCCGTCCACGCTGAAGCAGCTGTCCAAGCGCCGCGATAGCGGCAAGATCGGCTTCGTGCTGACCGGCCTGTTCAGTTCCGGCCTGGTCGCCGCCGGCTGTGTGCCGGGCTGGAGCGACGGCACGCGGCTGCTGGTCAGCCTGCTGTCACTGGGTGCACTGGCAGCCGCCTCGGTGTGGTGGCGCTACTCCGAGTGGCGCGTGATGCAGCGCCTGCACCAGGGCTTCCTCAATCTGGCGGAAGGCCAGCTGGAGTCGCCGCTGCAGACCCGTCTCGGTGGCCAGCTCGGCGCGATGATGGACAGTCTGGAAGGCCTGCGCCTGCACATGCGCGCGATGGTGGCGGATTCGCTCAGCGCCGGCGGTCGTACCTACGAGCAGTCGCACGCCCTCAGCCAGGAAATGGGCGGGCTGGTGGCGCGTGCCGAAGAGCAGGGCAAGGGCCTGCAGCAGATCAGCATCAGCATGGAGCAGATCAGCAGCTCGATCGGCCATGTCGCCTCGATGGCGCAAGACAGCGTGCAGGGTGCGCAGGAAACGCGCAATGCCGCGACCGAGGGCCAGCAGGTGATGCAGCGTGCGGCCGAGGCCGCCACCCAGGCGGTGGTGGTGGTCAATCGCTCCAAGGAAGAGCTGGCGGCGCTGGACAAGTCGATGACCGAAATCGGCGCCATGACCAACCTGATCCACGGCATCGCCGAGCAGACCAATCTGCTGGCGCTGAACGCGGCGATCGAGGCGGCGCGTGCCGGCGAAACCGGCCGTGGCTTTGCCGTGGTGGCCGATGAAGTGCGCAAGCTGGCCGAGCGTACCGCGACGGCGACCGACGCCATCGGCGACGTGGTGCAGCAGATCGTGCAGATTACCGACAAGGTGACGCTGAACATGGACCGTTCGGTGGAAGAGGTCGATCACGTCAGCGCGGAAATTCGCGCCTCGGCGTCGCAGCTGGACGTGTTGCTGGACATCGCCGACCGTGCTCACGACTTTGCCGGCAAGCTGTCGAGCCAGGTGGCCAGCGACTCTTCGACCGTGCACCAGGTGGCGGCGTCGGTGGAGCAGCTGGCGGTGCTGGGCGAGCAGAACATCGACACCGCCAACAACGTGCTGCACAGCGCGCAGGCGCTGGAGGTGGCGGCCGGCGATCTGGAGCGGCTGACACTGCACTACCGCAAGTGGCAGAAGCCCGGCTAA
- a CDS encoding EAL domain-containing protein produces MNQARNTIPTELLLEVIERQRIGAEYQPIKATNSLQTVGYEALARFYSATRQPLPPQAVFDTLHDSPVTLVQVELMSKRWQIEHAPRDGLLFLNLDPHAVAGLSLATPEHPLLDLLSQPQRTVIELIENTNVQEADHSMLLAELLAQRGIRTALDDIGGPATMVSIPILCTVDIYKFDRQWLRLLQQPRQLRMLQMLLAFARAEGKQTVLEGIESEADLRQAQALGVDFVQGYLFRPEFIRRDAL; encoded by the coding sequence ATGAATCAAGCGCGCAACACCATCCCGACCGAGCTGCTACTGGAGGTCATCGAACGGCAACGCATCGGCGCCGAATACCAGCCGATCAAGGCGACCAACAGCCTGCAGACGGTGGGCTACGAGGCGCTGGCACGGTTTTATAGTGCAACGCGCCAGCCGCTGCCACCCCAGGCGGTGTTCGACACGCTGCACGATTCGCCGGTCACGCTGGTGCAGGTCGAACTGATGAGCAAGCGCTGGCAGATCGAACATGCGCCCCGCGACGGCCTGCTGTTCCTCAACCTCGATCCGCACGCCGTCGCCGGCCTGTCGCTGGCGACACCGGAACACCCGCTGCTCGACCTGCTGAGCCAGCCGCAGCGCACCGTGATCGAGCTGATCGAAAATACCAATGTGCAGGAAGCGGATCACAGCATGCTGCTGGCAGAACTGCTGGCGCAGCGCGGCATCCGTACCGCGCTGGACGACATCGGCGGACCGGCGACGATGGTGTCGATCCCGATCCTGTGTACGGTGGACATCTACAAGTTCGACCGCCAGTGGCTGCGGCTGCTTCAGCAACCACGACAGTTGCGCATGCTGCAGATGCTGCTGGCGTTTGCCCGTGCCGAAGGCAAGCAGACGGTGCTGGAAGGCATCGAAAGCGAGGCCGACCTGCGCCAGGCGCAGGCACTGGGCGTCGACTTCGTGCAGGGCTACCTGTTCCGCCCCGAGTTCATCCGCCGGGACGCGCTGTAA
- a CDS encoding [protein-PII] uridylyltransferase, producing the protein MTASTQQQLCQRWRKTLQDGRATLAARYTADRNGRAYLQAHSALVDGVIRSAWDVLGLGQRAALVAVGGYGRGQLFPHSDIDLLLLLPSATCDSLSSFVEDFIGAMWDIGLDVGHSVRTIDECLQEAAKDITVATTLLENRMLAGNITLFHQLNSAVERNRDPLPFLEGKLLEQQQRHSKHYGLGSNLEPNIKESPGGLRDLHTILWISKAIGVGQTWDSLISNDILTASEARLLKYSERQLERIRIDLHLAAKRREDRLIFDLQNTVATMSGLSDDDARRASEQLMQTFYKASKNVSQLNGILLPNLRARYVCTVPRLTQDLDEHFYSVNCMLGIRDPDIFEKQPSTILSAFLHIQRHGLRGMAPRTLRALWHARRQINERFRRDPHNRALFMQFFKEPVGLTRTLRRMNLYGVLGKYLPAFGKIIGQMQHDLFHVYTVDEHILMVVRNLRRFAVPAFNHEYPLLSRLIDEFERPEVLYIAGLFHDIAKGRGGDHSQLGMADIRQFCEAHGMSAADTDLAKWLVAQHLTMSSVAQKQDIYDPQVVQEFAANVGDLRHLVALYILTVADIRGTSPKVWNAWKAKLLEDLFQATRRKLQQGGEVDLDLELAERKKAAQAILRLNAVPDGVEQTLWQHVDSIYFLRHEAREIAWHARVLNRSVDTRTPIVRARLSEDKEGIELIVYAADQPDLFVRICAFLGAANYSIADAKIHTTRHGYALDTFHVFLPEHHDGDYRDLINFIEFELAANLARQEPIRMPPPGRLSRHLKHFPIQPQVLIRADDKQRHYVLSIVSGDRPGLLAKIAKVLSDYHVNVDAAKIMTLGGRVEDSFLLSLPSSHDDKLLLALENDLINALRI; encoded by the coding sequence ATGACGGCAAGCACACAACAGCAGCTCTGCCAGCGCTGGCGCAAGACCCTGCAGGACGGCCGCGCCACGTTGGCCGCACGCTATACCGCCGACCGCAACGGCCGCGCCTACCTGCAGGCGCACAGCGCACTGGTCGACGGCGTGATCCGCTCCGCCTGGGACGTGCTGGGGCTGGGGCAGCGTGCGGCGCTGGTGGCGGTGGGCGGCTACGGTCGCGGCCAGCTGTTTCCGCACTCCGACATCGACCTGCTGCTGCTGCTGCCCTCGGCCACCTGCGACAGCCTCAGCAGCTTCGTGGAAGACTTCATCGGTGCGATGTGGGACATCGGTCTCGATGTCGGCCACAGCGTGCGCACCATAGACGAATGCCTGCAGGAAGCGGCCAAGGACATCACCGTCGCCACCACGCTGCTGGAAAACCGTATGCTGGCCGGCAACATCACCCTGTTCCACCAACTCAACAGCGCGGTCGAGCGCAACCGTGATCCGCTGCCGTTCCTGGAAGGCAAGCTGCTGGAGCAGCAGCAGCGCCACAGCAAGCACTACGGCCTCGGCAGCAACCTGGAGCCAAACATCAAGGAAAGCCCCGGCGGCCTGCGCGACCTGCACACCATCCTGTGGATCAGCAAGGCCATCGGCGTCGGCCAGACCTGGGACAGCCTGATCAGCAACGACATCCTCACCGCCTCCGAGGCGCGACTGCTGAAGTACAGCGAACGCCAGCTGGAACGCATCCGTATCGACCTGCACCTGGCCGCCAAACGCCGCGAAGACCGGCTGATCTTCGATCTGCAGAACACCGTCGCCACCATGTCCGGCCTCAGCGACGACGATGCCCGCCGCGCCAGCGAACAGCTGATGCAGACCTTCTACAAGGCCTCGAAGAACGTCAGTCAGCTCAACGGCATCCTGCTGCCCAACCTGCGCGCCCGCTACGTCTGCACCGTGCCGCGGCTGACCCAGGATCTCGACGAGCACTTCTACAGCGTCAACTGCATGCTCGGCATCCGCGATCCGGATATCTTCGAGAAGCAGCCGTCGACCATCCTCAGCGCCTTCCTGCACATCCAGCGCCACGGCCTGCGCGGCATGGCGCCACGCACCCTGCGCGCGCTGTGGCACGCACGACGCCAGATCAACGAGCGCTTTCGCCGCGACCCGCACAACCGTGCGCTGTTCATGCAGTTCTTCAAGGAGCCGGTCGGCCTGACCCGCACCCTGCGCCGCATGAACCTGTACGGCGTGCTGGGCAAGTACCTGCCGGCATTCGGCAAGATCATCGGCCAGATGCAGCACGACCTGTTCCACGTCTACACCGTCGACGAACACATCCTGATGGTGGTGCGCAACCTGCGCCGCTTCGCGGTGCCGGCGTTCAACCACGAATACCCGCTGCTCAGCCGCCTGATCGACGAATTCGAGCGCCCGGAAGTGCTGTACATCGCCGGCCTGTTCCACGACATCGCCAAGGGCCGCGGCGGCGACCACTCGCAGCTGGGCATGGCCGACATCCGCCAGTTCTGCGAGGCGCACGGCATGTCCGCCGCCGACACCGACCTCGCGAAATGGCTGGTGGCGCAGCACCTGACCATGTCCAGCGTGGCGCAGAAGCAGGACATCTACGACCCGCAGGTGGTGCAGGAATTTGCGGCCAACGTTGGCGACCTGCGCCATCTGGTGGCACTGTACATCCTCACCGTCGCCGACATCCGCGGCACCAGCCCCAAGGTGTGGAACGCGTGGAAAGCCAAGCTGCTGGAAGACCTGTTCCAGGCCACACGGCGCAAGCTGCAGCAAGGCGGCGAAGTCGACCTCGACCTGGAGCTGGCCGAGCGCAAGAAGGCGGCACAGGCCATCCTGCGCCTGAACGCGGTGCCGGACGGCGTCGAGCAGACGCTGTGGCAGCACGTCGACAGCATCTACTTCCTGCGCCACGAGGCACGCGAGATCGCCTGGCACGCGCGGGTGCTCAATCGCAGCGTGGACACCCGCACCCCGATCGTGCGCGCGCGGCTGTCGGAGGACAAGGAAGGTATCGAGCTGATCGTCTACGCCGCCGACCAGCCCGACCTGTTCGTGCGTATCTGCGCCTTCCTCGGTGCCGCCAACTACAGTATCGCCGACGCCAAGATCCACACCACCCGCCACGGCTACGCGCTGGACACCTTCCACGTGTTCCTGCCGGAGCACCACGACGGCGACTATCGCGATCTGATCAACTTCATCGAGTTCGAGCTGGCGGCCAACCTTGCGCGGCAGGAGCCGATCCGCATGCCGCCGCCCGGCCGTCTCAGCCGCCACCTGAAGCACTTCCCGATCCAGCCGCAGGTGCTGATCCGCGCCGACGACAAGCAGCGCCACTACGTGCTGTCCATCGTCAGCGGCGACCGCCCCGGCCTGCTGGCCAAGATCGCCAAGGTGCTGTCCGACTATCACGTCAACGTCGACGCCGCCAAGATCATGACGCTGGGCGGCCGGGTGGAAGACTCCTTCCTGCTGTCACTACCGTCCAGTCACGACGACAAGCTGCTGCTGGCGCTGGAAAACGACCTGATCAACGCACTACGGATCTGA
- a CDS encoding helix-turn-helix transcriptional regulator: MSLSQDRTERLALIERLLPGDQGASQHGLTIKEIQRKLENINKDVIRHHRTLQRDLQWLIKQGRVRPLENSREQPAYQRIEETSDIDDSIWDYFVGHLKKDLEGIVSSGELSKLLDRLKLRDQGIALDESKICILPDSLRLQPAKINYQVFTKVLRAMKESRALQVKYIDRQEKSSTPTLHPQGIMQRGPRIYLFALKNDEQEERLYAIDRIRTAELLPITARQKQDFDFNRHIAEGRADFANGELITLKAIVRGYVENLVYDCPLHESQKLEPLSDGDPGSLLTVTMPSSGQLLRWILASGDNITVNEPLELRGIIINQLNHAAEKYRSKPVGANTYDAPLI, translated from the coding sequence ATGTCGCTATCACAAGACAGAACAGAGCGCCTGGCGCTGATTGAACGCTTACTTCCCGGCGACCAGGGGGCCAGCCAGCACGGCCTGACAATAAAAGAAATCCAGCGAAAGCTGGAAAACATCAACAAGGATGTCATTCGGCACCACCGCACCCTGCAGCGTGACTTGCAATGGCTCATCAAGCAAGGGCGTGTCCGCCCGCTGGAAAACAGCCGCGAGCAACCCGCCTACCAGCGCATAGAAGAAACCAGTGACATTGACGACAGTATCTGGGACTACTTTGTAGGGCACTTGAAGAAAGACCTCGAAGGGATCGTTTCCAGCGGCGAACTATCCAAACTGCTCGATCGCCTGAAACTTCGCGATCAGGGAATTGCACTCGACGAAAGCAAGATATGCATCCTTCCCGACTCGCTGCGCCTGCAACCGGCGAAAATCAACTATCAGGTTTTCACTAAGGTACTCCGAGCCATGAAAGAAAGCCGCGCCCTGCAGGTGAAATATATCGACAGGCAAGAGAAAAGCAGCACGCCAACACTGCACCCGCAGGGAATCATGCAGCGCGGGCCACGCATTTACCTGTTTGCGCTGAAAAACGACGAGCAGGAAGAACGCCTCTACGCCATCGACCGCATTCGGACAGCAGAACTGCTCCCGATTACAGCACGCCAAAAACAGGACTTCGATTTCAACCGCCACATCGCCGAAGGCCGCGCAGACTTCGCCAATGGCGAACTGATCACCCTGAAAGCAATTGTGCGTGGCTATGTGGAAAACCTGGTCTATGACTGCCCTCTGCATGAGAGTCAGAAACTGGAACCGTTGAGCGATGGCGATCCTGGATCATTGCTGACGGTAACAATGCCATCAAGTGGACAACTACTAAGGTGGATACTAGCCAGTGGCGACAATATTACGGTCAATGAGCCTTTGGAACTAAGAGGCATAATAATAAATCAACTCAATCATGCCGCTGAAAAGTACAGATCAAAACCAGTAGGTGCAAATACATACGACGCCCCTCTGATTTGA
- a CDS encoding tyrosine-type recombinase/integrase, translating into MDTTQKREAWNKGKLIGQKPPLKPKDIWAIRIHLQNKHAVRDLAMFNLTIDSKLRGCDLVSLRVRDITNGNQILPRAIVTQRKTQRPVQFELTEPTRLAVAAWLEKAHLRSDQYLFPSRLEDSPHLSTRQYARIVHMWVETAGLDSSIYGTHSLRRTKATLIYKKTKNLRAVQILLGHTKLESTVRYLGIEVDDALEISEQIEI; encoded by the coding sequence ATGGACACCACACAGAAGCGTGAGGCATGGAACAAAGGCAAGCTGATTGGCCAAAAGCCGCCTCTGAAGCCCAAAGACATCTGGGCGATCCGGATCCACCTCCAGAATAAGCACGCGGTACGGGATCTTGCCATGTTCAACCTGACGATCGACAGCAAGCTTCGTGGCTGTGACTTGGTCAGCTTACGAGTGCGCGATATTACGAATGGAAACCAAATTCTGCCCCGTGCCATTGTCACCCAGCGCAAGACACAGCGTCCGGTACAGTTTGAGCTGACAGAGCCGACCAGATTGGCGGTAGCTGCCTGGCTAGAGAAAGCACATTTGCGCAGTGATCAGTATCTCTTCCCTAGTCGGTTGGAGGATTCTCCACATTTATCGACTCGACAATATGCACGGATCGTACATATGTGGGTCGAAACCGCTGGGCTGGACTCATCAATCTACGGCACTCACTCGTTGCGGCGTACCAAAGCAACATTGATCTACAAGAAGACAAAGAATCTGCGAGCGGTGCAAATCTTGCTTGGTCATACCAAGTTAGAAAGCACAGTGCGGTATCTCGGGATCGAGGTCGATGATGCTTTGGAAATTTCTGAGCAGATCGAAATTTAG
- a CDS encoding AAA family ATPase yields the protein MAKLLPDLSGEVRRTIGYRREMDVLTLLQKSLPDGYVIFHNVEWHSLYEGRDCHGEIDLIVMNLAGNLLLVEVKSGALAISNGQLLKDYGLRQRDIATQVKVQYGAMRQLLGKAGLHVTLSNCLVLPDFHLAGTPVVSIPRERIFDAADFPNLPARVENLLPLGVPDAAAEQIKAFLRNHLDLVPDVAILQGQIQKTVKGLADGLATWVPRLQAPSRRYRIQATAGSGKTQLAVTLLQEAGQAGLRTLYVCFNRPLAEQMSRIAPGQSTTFHALCIDYYRQQRQTLDFHAPAMFEQAAADYLQYLHSQAANIDLLILDEAQDLQPDWITGLISMLVLDGRLYMLEDPDQCLYGRPSFDMPDAVRIQCMDNFRSPQQVCHAINAFALARETVKSKSPWRGDVPAFHVYDGSEEDLLCKTGDAIKEQRSLGIDVAQLAVLSTKGIAHSKLLSLDTLAGYATKRFTGEFTPDGQPEWTQGVLLLESVYRFKGQSASAVILTEIDFAELSRHERTKLFVGMTRGMLSVSLVLSERAAALLAEEMQSK from the coding sequence ATGGCCAAGCTGCTTCCAGACTTGTCAGGCGAAGTGAGAAGAACCATCGGCTACCGCCGTGAAATGGATGTACTGACACTGCTCCAGAAATCACTGCCAGATGGGTATGTCATCTTCCATAATGTGGAATGGCACAGCTTGTATGAAGGTCGGGATTGTCACGGCGAGATTGACCTGATCGTCATGAACCTTGCAGGCAACCTGCTGCTTGTTGAGGTCAAGTCAGGCGCGTTGGCCATCAGTAATGGCCAGTTACTGAAAGACTACGGCCTGCGCCAGCGCGACATTGCTACCCAGGTGAAAGTGCAATACGGAGCAATGCGCCAGCTGCTTGGCAAGGCGGGACTCCACGTCACACTGTCCAACTGCTTGGTGCTGCCAGATTTTCATCTGGCCGGTACACCTGTTGTCAGCATTCCACGCGAGCGCATTTTTGATGCGGCTGACTTCCCCAACCTGCCGGCCCGTGTTGAAAATCTGCTGCCGCTGGGCGTCCCTGATGCCGCTGCCGAGCAGATAAAAGCCTTTCTCCGTAATCACCTCGATCTTGTCCCGGATGTAGCCATTCTCCAAGGGCAAATCCAGAAAACCGTCAAAGGGCTAGCCGACGGGCTGGCTACCTGGGTCCCCCGCCTGCAGGCGCCATCCCGGCGCTATCGCATCCAGGCCACAGCGGGTTCAGGCAAAACCCAGCTAGCTGTAACACTGCTGCAGGAAGCCGGTCAGGCCGGGCTTCGCACCCTGTATGTCTGCTTCAATCGGCCGCTGGCCGAACAGATGTCCCGCATTGCCCCTGGCCAGTCCACCACCTTTCATGCCTTGTGTATCGATTACTACCGCCAGCAGCGGCAGACACTCGACTTTCATGCCCCCGCCATGTTTGAACAGGCTGCAGCAGACTACCTGCAATACCTCCACAGCCAAGCTGCCAATATTGACCTGTTGATTCTGGATGAAGCACAAGACCTGCAACCGGACTGGATCACCGGCTTGATCTCCATGCTGGTGCTCGATGGTCGGCTGTACATGCTGGAGGATCCTGACCAATGCCTGTACGGCCGCCCTTCCTTCGATATGCCCGATGCAGTCCGCATTCAATGCATGGATAACTTCCGCAGCCCACAACAGGTCTGCCATGCAATCAATGCATTTGCACTCGCCAGGGAAACCGTCAAATCGAAAAGCCCCTGGCGTGGTGATGTCCCAGCATTTCACGTGTACGACGGCAGCGAGGAAGACCTTCTCTGCAAGACCGGGGACGCAATCAAGGAACAGCGCTCACTGGGTATCGACGTGGCGCAGCTGGCGGTACTTTCAACAAAGGGTATTGCGCACTCGAAACTGCTCTCGCTCGACACTTTGGCCGGGTACGCAACAAAGCGCTTTACCGGTGAATTCACGCCAGATGGCCAACCCGAATGGACCCAAGGCGTGCTACTGCTGGAATCGGTATATCGTTTCAAGGGCCAATCCGCCAGCGCCGTTATCCTGACTGAAATCGACTTTGCCGAGCTCTCACGTCACGAACGCACCAAGCTCTTCGTTGGCATGACGCGCGGCATGCTATCTGTATCCCTGGTGCTGAGTGAACGGGCTGCCGCGCTGCTGGCGGAGGAAATGCAAAGCAAATAA